A region of Dioscorea cayenensis subsp. rotundata cultivar TDr96_F1 chromosome 5, TDr96_F1_v2_PseudoChromosome.rev07_lg8_w22 25.fasta, whole genome shotgun sequence DNA encodes the following proteins:
- the LOC120260260 gene encoding cullin-1-like, translating into MEEGMTTLEELQGNLKKVIEGLNKKLEEDPNYHPQLNSDNVMGSYTTAYHICTANSDDLYSLYKNLLCDYINETLLSCLSIKHDELFLKEFIRRWKKYKLIVGKVSKAFIYLERFHIVRKSLPNLGETGTLCFKDLVYKDKRERVRDIAVSMIDEEREGLKIDRALMNDTINLFVDLGIDNKKDSYCLYRGDFEDQMIEDSGDYYRHKASMWMVDYSCSEFMVKAENCLKEEEERVLHYLQATPKEKLLGKVEQELLVAPLNQLYEDEDSGLISLLRDDKVDDLARAYGLSSRVIDGLVPVSQAFKQYVTSDGMELVNKAEEDVSKMGKEMSSSSVLQDQQVALIGRFIELHDKYQSYVKGCFQSDHMFFKALSGAFETFLNKSVAGISIAEMISVFCDRKLKKGSESNESVDATLEKVVKLLMDVYDRDMFAEFHRKKLSRRLLFDKNDSDEQERNFLSTLKEHFGRQFTSKMEGMVTDLALSRDSQTKFISHLQDKVDAKPGFDFSVTVLTSGFWPTYKTFNLNLPPEMLKCVEAYNQHYLATTNKRKLTWLYSLGTCNIKAHFEPKTMELNVTTFQACALLLFNSSPRLSYSEIKDQLDLSDDDCNRLLHSLSCAKYKILNKEPNTKTISKTDYFEFNSKFTDKLKKIKIPLPPVDERKKIVEGVTKDRRFTIDAALVRIMKSRKVLGHHELVTLCVEALAPLFKPDFKVIKKQIEDLITKDYLERDKEDSDTYIYMA; encoded by the coding sequence ATGGAGGAAGGCATGACAACATTGGAAGAGCTACAGGGTAATCTAAAGAAGGTCATTGAAGGGTTGAACAAGAAGTTAGAGGAGGATCCGAATTATCATCCGCAGTTAAACTCTGACAACGTGATGGGATCCTACACTACGGCATACCATATATGCACAGCCAACAGCGACGACTTGTATTCATTATACAAAAATTTGCTTTGTGATTACATTAATGAGACTCTGTTATCATGTTTGAGTATAAAACATGATGAATTATTTTTGAAGGAGTTTATTAGAAGATGGAAGAAGTATAAATTGATAGTAGGGAAGGTTTCCAAAGCCTTTATTTATCTAGAACGTTTCCATATAGTAAGAAAGAGCCTTCCAAACCTTGGTGAAACTGGGACTCTTTGTTTCAAAGATTTGGTTTACAAAGACAAGCGTGAGAGAGTGAGAGATATTGCTGTTTCAATGATTGATGAAGAACGTGAAGGGTTGAAGATTGATAGAGCTTTAATGAATGATACTATTAATCTTTTTGTTGACTTGGGGATTGACAACAAGAAGGATTCCTATTGTTTATACAGGGGGGATTTTGAAGATCAAATGATTGAAGATAGTGGAGATTATTATAGACATAAAGCTTCAATGTGGATGGTGGATTATTCTTGCTCAGAGTTTATGGTGAAGGCTGAGAATTGtttgaaggaggaggaggaaagggTTTTGCACTACCTGCAAGCTACACCGAAGGAGAAACTCCTGGGGAAAGTGGAGCAGGAGTTGTTGGTTGCACCTTTAAACCAACTTTATGAAGATGAAGATTCAGGATTGATTTCTTTGCTTCGGGATGACAAGGTTGATGATCTTGCAAGGGCTTATGGTTTGTCTTCTAGAGTTATTGATGGTTTAGTTCCAGTTTCACAGGCATTCAAACAGTATGTTACTAGTGATGGCATGGAATTGGTTAACAAAGCAGAAGAGGATGTAAGCAAGATGGGAAAAGAAATGTCGTCGTCGTCGGTGTTGCAAGATCAACAAGTTGCCTTGATTGGAAGGTTCATTGAGCTGCATGACAAGTATCAGTCTTATGTCAAAGGTTGTTTTCAGAGTGATCATATGTTTTTTAAGGCTCTCAGTGGAGCCTTTGAGACTTTTCTGAATAAGTCTGTGGCTGGGATTTCGATTGCCGAGATGATTTCAGTTTTCTGTGATCGCAAGCTGAAGAAAGGAAGTGAAAGCAATGAATCAGTTGATGCTACACTTGAAAAGGTGGTTAAATTGTTGATGGATGTCTATGACAGAGATATGTTTGCTGAATTTCACCGGAAAAAACTTTCACGTAGATTGCTGTTTGATAAGAACGATTCTGATGAGCAAGAGAGAAATTTCCTCTCAACTTTGAAAGAACATTTTGGAAGGCAATTTACTTCAAAAATGGAGGGCATGGTCACAGATTTAGCATTGTCCAGAGATAGCCAAACTAAATTCATAAGCCATCTTCAGGACAAGGTTGATGCTAAGCCAGGATTTGATTTCTCAGTTACTGTTCTCACATCTGGATTCTGGCCAACCTACAAAACTTTTAATCTCAACCTTCCTCCTGAAATGCTCAAGTGTGTGGAAGCCTACAATCAGCACTATCTTGCCACAACCAATAAAAGAAAACTTACTTGGTTGTACTCATTAGGAACCTGCAACATCAAGGCACACTTTGAGCCTAAAACAATGGAGCTTAATGTTACCACCTTCCAAGCTTGTGCTCTTCTCTTGTTCAACTCCTCCCCAAGATTGAGTTATTCAGAGATTAAAGATCAGCTTGACTTGAGTGATGATGACTGCAATCGACTGCTTCACTCCCTTTCATGTGCCAAATACAAGATCCTCAACAAAGAACCAAATACGAAAACCATCTCAAAGACGGATTACTTTGAGTTCAACTCAAAGTTCACAGATAAATTGAAAAAGATCAAGATACCTCTCCCTCCAGTGGATGAAAGGAAGAAGATAGTTGAAGGTGTCACAAAAGACCGGCGGTTTACCATAGATGCTGCTTTAGTCCGCATTATGAAGAGCCGCAAAGTTTTGGGCCATCATGAATTGGTCACACTATGTGTTGAAGCTCTTGCTCCTTTATTCAAGCCTGACTTCAAAGTCATCAAGAAGCagattgaagatttgattacCAAAGATTATTTGGAAAGGGACAAGGAGGACAGcgatacttatatatatatggcctgA
- the LOC120261061 gene encoding 3-oxoacyl-[acyl-carrier-protein] synthase 3 A, chloroplastic-like has product MASASGLVFRPPRCFTARNFAPFCVSRSGLLLRCCAAGEQALGASISKPRIPRLVGMGSKIVGCGSAVPNLLISNDDLAQIVETSDEWISVRTGIRNRRVLTGDETLTGLAVEAAKGALQMAEVESDDVDLVIMCTSTPDDLFGGGGQVQRELGCKNAWTFDITAACSGFVVGLITATRFIKGGGYQNILVIGADALSKYVDWTDRGTCILFGDAAGAVLVQACASEEDGLLGFNLHSDGHGQRHLNAIAKDDKNELTSNMNGAPLFPPRKSSYSCIQMNGKEVFRFAVRCVPQAIEAALEEAGIASSSIDWLLLHQANQRIIDAVATRLQIPSDRVIANLANYGNTSAASIPLALAEAVRGGRVKAGDTIATAGFGAGLTWGSAIIRWG; this is encoded by the exons ATGGCCAGCGCTTCTGGACTTGTTTTTCGTCCTCCCAGATGCTTCACTGCGAGAAATTTTGCTCCTTTTTGTGTTTCACGATCAGGATTACTCCTCCGATGCTGCGCCGCCGGGGAGCAGGCCTTAGGGGCCTCCATTTCTAAGCCTCGAATTCCAAG GCTTGTTGGCATGGGTTCTAAGATTGTTGGATGTGGTTCTGCTGTACCAAATCTTCTCATCTCTAATGATGACCTAGCACAAATTGTGGAAACTTCAGATGAATGGATTTCAGTTCGTACAGGAATCCGTAATCGTCGAGTTCTTACAG GGGATGAAACTTTGACTGGGCTGGCTGTAGAAGCAGCGAAGGGAGCGCTTCAGATGGCTGAAGTTGAGTCCGACGATGTTGACCTCGTCATAATGTGCACATCAACTCCAGATGATCTTTTCGGAGGTGGTGGCCAG GTTCAAAGGGAGTTGGGGTGCAAAAATGCATGGACTTTTGACATCACTGCTGCATGTAGTGGTTTTGTTGTGGGCCTAATTACAGCAACTCGTTTCATTAAGG GGGGTGGCTATCAGAATATCCTAGTCATTGGTGCAGATGCATTATCCAAATATGTGGATTGGACTGACAGAGGTACATGTATTCTCTTTGGTGATGCTGCCGGTGCTGTATTAGTCCAG GCCTGCGCCAGTGAGGAAGATGGGTTACTTGGATTCAACTTGCATAGCGATGGCCATGGGCAAAG GCATCTAAATGCCATAGCCAAAGATGATAAAAATGAGCTGACCTCAAACATGAATGGTGCACCACTGTTCCCTCCAAGGAAATCATCCTATTCTTGCATCCAAATGAACGGGAAGGAAGTTTTCCGCTTTGCTGTTCGGTGTGTGCCGCAGGCTATCGAAGCGGCACTTGAAGAAGCTGGCATTGCTAGTTCCAGTATAGACTGGTTGTTACTTCATCAG GCAAATCAACGTATAATAGATGCGGTGGCAACACGGCTGCAGATTCCATCAGATAGAGTCATAGCTAATCTGGCCAACTACGGCAATACTAGTGCTGCATCGATCCCACTGGCATTGGCTGAGGCTGTTAGGGGTGGAAGAGTGAAAGCCGGTGATACCATTGCGACTGCTGGCTTTGGAGCTGGACTAACATGGGGTTCGGCAATCATCCGGTGGGGGTGA
- the LOC120261453 gene encoding haloacid dehalogenase-like hydrolase domain-containing protein 3: MEALWTMRCWPAARPPLRLLRGGGTFSRRSSVAIHGGLTRKRAYDGLLVDAGGTLLQLSRPVEETYASIGRKYGLKATESEIKQGFRRAFAASWPEKLRYQGDGRPFWRLIVSEATGCNKNDYFEELYEHFAKGDAWRLPAGAYRSLCLLKDAGVKLAVVSNFDTRLQKLLKDLNVAHLFDAVIVSSEIGYEKPAPEIFKAALDQIGVEAAKAVHVGDDERADKNGANAIGIDCWLWGSDVKTFANVCERILIDDSK; encoded by the exons ATGGAAGCTCTTTGGACGATGCGATGCTGGCCGGCGGCGAGGCCCCCTCTCCGTCTTCTCCGCGGCGGAGGTACGTTTTCCCGGCGATCGTCGGTGGCAATCCATGGCGGATTGACTAGAAAGAGGGCATACGATGGGCTGCTGGTGGACGCTGGCGGGACTCTGCTGCAGCTCTCGCGGCCCGTCGAGGAAACCTATGCATCGATTGGAAGGAAATACG GGTTGAAGGCAACGGAGAGTGAGATAAAGCAGGGGTTTAGGAGGGCATTCGCTGCCTCATGGCCTGAAAAGCTCCGTTACCAG GGTGATGGACGGCCTTTTTGGAGACTTATAGTATCAGAAGCAACAGGTTGCAACAAAAATGACTATTTTGAAGAACTATATGAG CATTTTGCAAAGGGTGATGCATGGCGGCTACCAGCTGGTGCTTACAGATCACTGTGCCTTCTGAAGGATGCTGGAG TTAAGTTGGCAGTTGTGTCAAATTTTGATACCCGCTTACAAAAGCTACTTAAGGACCTAAATGTTGCACATCT GTTTGATGCCGTAATTGTGTCTTCAGAGATTGGATATGAGAAGCCGGCCCCAGAAATCTTCAAAGCTGCTCTAG ATCAAATAGGCGTGGAGGCCGCTAAAGCAGttcatgttggagatgatgagaGGGCTGATAAGAATGGTGCTAATGCTATTGGAATTGATTGTTG GCTTTGGGGATCTGATGTGAAAACATTTGCCAATGTATGTGAAAGAATACTCATAGATGATTCGAAGTGA
- the LOC120261136 gene encoding cullin-3A-like has protein sequence MSAPKKRNFKIEAFKHRVEIDPKYAEKTWRILEHAIHEIYNHNASGLSFEELYRNAYNMVLHKYGEKLYSGLVATMTSHLKEISRSIEAAQGGLFLEELNRKWEEHNKALQMIRDILMYMDRTFVPINHKTPVHELGLNLWRDNIIYSSKIQMRLLDTLLELIQRERTGEVINRGLMRNITKMLMDLGSSVYQENFEKPFLDVSASFYSLESQEFIECCDCGEYLKKAERRLNEEIERVSHYLDKKSESKITLVVETEMIANHMQRLVHMENSGLVNMLVDDKYEDLSRMYNLFRRVPEGLSMIREVMTTHLRETGRQLVTDPDRLKDPVDFVQHLLDAKDKYDKIISTAFNNDKAFQNGLNSSFEYFINLNNRSPEFISLYVDDKLRKGLKGFSEEDVETVLDKVMMLFRYLQEKDVFEKYYKQHLAKRLLSGKTISDDAERSMIVKLKTECGYQFTSKLEGMFTDMKTSQDTMQGFYASQSFDTGDSPTLAVQVLTTGSWPTQPSPPCNLPAEILGVCERFRAFYLGTHTGRRLTWQTNMGTADLKATFGKGQKHELNVSTYQMCILMLFNSSDHLSYKEIIQATNIPAADLKRCLQSLACVKGKNVLRKEPMSKDIAEDDAFYFNDKFTSKFFKVKIGTVVAQKESEPEKQETRQRVEEDRKPQIEAAIVRIMKSRRVLDHNNIVAEVTKQLQARFLPNPVVIKKRIESLIEREFLERDKVDRKLYRYLA, from the exons ATGAGCGCGCCGAAGAAGCGGAACTTCAAGATCGAGGCGTTTAAGCATCGGGTGGAGATTGATCCCAAGTATGCTGAGAAAACGTGGAGGATACTCGAGCATGCCATACATGAGATCTATAATCACAACGCCAGTGGCCTCTCCTTCGAGGAGCTCTATag GAATGCATATAATATGGTGCTGCACAAATATGGAGAAAAACTGTACTCAGGACTTGTAGCCACTATGACATCTCATCTAAAAGAAATATCAAGATCGATAGAGGCTGCTCAAGGTGGTTTATTTTTGGAGGAGCTGAACAGAAAGTGGGAGGAACACAACAAGGCATTGCAAATGATTCGAGATATATTGATGTACATGGATAGAACTTTTGTTCCAATCAATCATAAGACACCTGTTCATGAGCTTGGACTTAATTTATGGAGGGACAATATAATCTACTCCAGCAAAATACAGATGAGGTTACTTGACACGCTTCTTGAACTTATTCAGAGAGAGAGGACAGGAGAAGTTATAAATCGAGGCTTGATGAGGAATATCACAAAAATGTTGATGGATTTGGGATCTTCTGTATATCAAGAAAATTTTGAGAAGCCTTTCCTTGATGTCTCTGCTAGCTTTTACAGTCTTGAATCCCAGGAATTCATTGAATGCTGTGATTGTGGTGAGTACCTTAAGAAAGCTGAGAGGCGGCTTAATGAAGAAATAGAGAGGGTTTCACACTACTTGGACAAAAAAAGTGAATCAAAAATAACACTTGTGGTGGAGACGGAGATGATTGCAAACCACATGCAGAGGCTGGTCCATATGGAAAATTCGGGCCTTGTGAATATGCTTGTGGATGATAAGTATGAAGATTTGAGTAGAATGTACAACTTGTTCCGCCGAGTTCCTGAAGGGCTTTCCATGATTAGAGAGGTTATGACAACTCATCTTCGGGAAACTGGAAGGCAGCTTGTAACTGATCCAGACAGATTGAAGGACCCTGTGGATTTTGTTCAACATCTTTTGGATGCTAAGGACAAGTATGATAAAATCATTAGCACTGCATTTAATAATGACAAAGCTTTCCAAAATGGTTTGAACTCATCATTTGAGTACTTCATAAATCTGAACAACAGATCTCCTGAGTTTATTTcgttgtatgttgatgataagCTCCGTAAGGGCCtgaaggggttcagtgaagaaGATGTTGAAACTGTTCTAGACAAAGTGATGATGTTATTCAGGTACTTGCAGGAAAAGGATGTGTTTGAGAAATATTACAAGCAACACTTGGCGAAACGCCTTCTGTCTGGTAAGACGATCTCTGATGATGCTGAGAGAAGCATGATAGTGAAACTGAAAACAGAATGTGGATATCAGTTCACTTCCAAGTTAGAAGGCATGTTTACAGACATGAAGACCTCTCAGGATACAATGCAAGGTTTCTATGCTAGCCAGTCCTTTGATACCGGGGACAGTCCTACCCTTGCTGTTCAAGTCCTGACAACTGGATCCTGGCCGACACAACCCAGTCCCCCATGCAACCTTCCGGCCGAAATTCTTGGTGTATGTGAGAGGTTTAGAGCATTTTATCTTGGAACTCACACTGGAAGGAGATTAACATGGCAGACAAATATGGGGACAGCTGATCTAAAGGCGACCTTTGGAAAGGGTCAAAAGCACGAGCTGAATGTCTCAACTTATCAGATGTGCATTCTCATGCTTTTCAATTCATCAGATCATTTGAGCTATAAAGAAATCATACAGGCCACTAACATACCTGCTGCAGACCTAAAGAGATGCCTCCAGTCTCTTGCTTGTGTCAAGGGTAAGAATGTTCTTCGGAAAGAACCAATGAGCAAGGACATTGCTGAAGATGATGCATTCTACTTCAATGACAAGTTCACAAGCAAGTTCTTCAAGGTGAAGATAGGCACGGTCGTGGCACAGAAGGAATCAGAGCCAGAGAAGCAAGAGACAAGGCAGAGAGTGGAGGAGGACAGGAAGCCTCAGATTGAAGCTGCTATAGTAAGAATTATGAAATCCAGGCGAGTCTTGGATCACAATAACATTGTTGCTGAGGTGACCAAGCAACTGCAAGCTCGATTCCTTCCAAATCCTGTTGTGATAAAGAAACGAATTGAGTCCCTCATAGAGAGGGAGTTCTTGGAGAGGGACAAGGTGGATCGGAAATTGTATCGGTACCTCGCCTGA
- the LOC120261452 gene encoding glutamyl-tRNA(Gln) amidotransferase subunit A, chloroplastic/mitochondrial, which yields MTSLIQNPRLLLRRPAPPLRRRLQTLAAATSTNAPASEILSIREALLSRSTTALDIASGYLSRLRRSEPHLRSFLHVSEKVLMDAENVDRAVERGEDLGPLMGVLVGVKDNICTVDMPSTGGSRILEGYRPAFDATAVKRLRENGAIIVGKTNLDEFGMGGSTEGSGFQVTTNPWDVSRVPGGSSGGSAAAVSSRQCVVSLGSDTGGSVRQPASFCGVVGMKPTYGRVSRYGLMAYASSLDVIGCFGSSVIDTAILLKAISGHDRFDSTSSKHDVPDYVTDLASLDCLESKPLTGLRVGVIQETLGEGVDRGVISAVNAAASHLERLGSVVTEVSLPSFDLGLPAYYILASSEASSNLSRYDGVRYGSQVAADELGSLYGDSRAKGFGGEVKMRILMGTYALSAGYYDAYYKRAQQVRTLVQKSFKDALEKNDILISPAAPSVAYKIGEKTNDPLAMYAGDIMTVNVNLAGLPALVVPCGFVEGGTTSLPVGLQIIGPAFTEEKLLRVGHVFEQTLQNHRFVPPVLSEDAPLI from the exons ATGACTTCTCTTATCCAAAACCCTCGCCTCCTCCTCCGCCGTCCGGCACCGCCGCTACGCCGCCGCCTCCAAACCCTCGCCGCCGCTACCTCCACGAATGCACCTGCCTCCGAGATTCTCTCCATTCGTGAGGCTCTCCTCTCTCGCAGCACCACCGCCTTGGACATCGCCTCTGGTTACCTCTCTCGTCTCCGCCGCTCGGAGCCTCACCTCCGGAGCTTCCTCCATGTATCTGAGAAGGTTCTTATGGATGCCGAGAACGTCGACCGAGCGGTGGAGAGAGGGGAGGACCTGGGTCCACTGATGGGAGTTTTGGTTGGTGTGAAGGATAATATATGCACGGTCGATATGCCGTCTACCGGTGGGTCGAGGATTTTGGAAGGGTATCGTCCGGCGTTTGATGCGACGGCAGTGAAGAGGTTGAGGGAGAATGGGGCAATTATTGTCGGGAAGACCAATTTGGATGAGTTTGGCATGGGGGGCAGTACCGAGGGCTCTGGTTTTCAG GTGACCACAAACCCTTGGGACGTGTCCCGGGTTCCTGGAGGATCATCAGGTGGCTCAGCTGCTGCTGTTTCTTCTAGGCAGTGTGTTGTATCTCTGGGAAGTGATACTGGTGGTAGTGTGAGACAGCCAGCATCTTTCTGTGGTGTTGTTGGAATGAAACCAACATATGGTCGTGTCTCTCGTTATGGACTCATGGCATATGCCTCCTCATTGGATGTCATTGGATGCTTTGGTTCATCAGTTATTGACACTGCAATCCTGCTTAAGGCAATATCAGGCCATGACAGATTTGATTCCACTAGCAGTAAGCAT GATGTTCCAGACTATGTAACTGATTTGGCATCACTGGATTGTCTGGAGTCTAAACCATTGACAGGACTGAGGGTAGGGGTGATTCaggaaacccttggagaagGTGTTGACAGGGGAGTGATATCTGCTGTTAATGCTGCTGCTTCACACTTGGAACGTCTAGGATCTGTAGTAACGGAG GTATCATTGCCTTCCTTTGATCTTGGTTTACCTGCCTACTATATCTTGGCATCATCAGAGGCATCTTCTAATTTATCACGCTATGATGGTGTGAG GTATGGAAGCCAGGTTGCAGCTGATGAATTGGGTTCTCTATATGGAGATTCCAGAGCTAAAGGGTTTGGTGGTGAG GTGAAAATGAGAATCTTAATGGGAACATATGCTTTGTCTGCTGGATACTATGATGCCTACTACAAACGTGCCCAGCAG GTAAGGACATTGGTCCAGAAAAGCTTCAAGGATGCATTAGAGAAAAATGATATTCTCATTTCACCTGCTGCGCCATCAGTTGCTTATAAGATTG GTGAAAAAACCAACGATCCCTTGGCTATGTATGCAGGCGACATTATGACG GTGAATGTCAACCTGGCCGGTTTACCTGCATTGGTGGTGCCATGCGGATTTGTTGAAGGTGGAACCACCAGCTTGCCTGTTGGCCTTCAGATTATTGGCCCTGCTTTCACTGAG gaaAAACTGCTGCGAGTTGGGCATGTCTTTGAGCAGACATTACAGAACCATAGATTTGTGCCTCCAGTTCTATCTGAAGATGCTCCATTGATCTGA
- the LOC120260261 gene encoding uncharacterized protein LOC120260261, translated as MTYSHNTTWSGGDQYQIICNDGQFVVNKKEKTCTCRRWELTGVPCSHAISAIYYNHEKPETYIEDCYKVSTFLDIYSHILYPTQDKTCWPKSPQCPMIPPEVVMKKRGQKVRLRRKDATEKIGFCNGKVSKTGKKITCSICGVTGHNKRFHGHQGTNTNNDDNGGQTGTSTTTLPQDEVI; from the exons ATGACTTACTCTCATAATACAACTTGGTCAGGGGGAGACCAATACCAAATTATATGCAATGATGGCCAATTTGTGGtgaacaaaaaggaaaaaacatgCACTTGTAGAAGGTGGGAATTAACTGGAGTGCCATGTTCTCATGCCATTTCTGCAATTTATTACAACCATGAAAAGCCAGAGACTTACATAGAGGACTGTTATAAGGTGTCCACCTTCCTAGACATATACAGCCATATCCTGTACCCTACACAAGACAAAACCTGCTGGCCAAAGAGTCCTCAGTGCCCTATGATACCACCTGAAGTTGTTATGAAAAAAAGGGGGCAGAAGGTTAGGCTAAGAAGGAAAGATGCAACTGAGAAAATTGGCTTTTGCAATGGAAAGGTGAGCAAGACAGGGAAGAAAATCACTTGCAGCATATGTGGAGTTACAGGACATAACAAAAGGTTTCATGGACATCAG GGAACTAATACTAACAATGATGACAATGGAGGACAAACTGGGACTTCAACAACAACTCTGCCCCAGGATGAGGTGATTTAA
- the LOC120261060 gene encoding NAP1-related protein 2-like — MVADKGKKSKVVEEDSENVDGELVLSIEKLQEIQDQLDRVNEETSEKVLEVEQKYNELRRPVYSKRDEIIRAIPDFWLTAFLSHPALGGLLTEEDQKVFRYLVSIDVEDSKDVKSGYSIIFNFSPNPFFEDTKLTKTYSFLDEGTTNITGTEIKWKDGVDIANSAGLEKKGSKRPLAEESFFSWFGETQQKNDSDGMTDEVAEIIKEDLWPNPLKYFNNEADEEDFEGEGDADADDDEKDTDCDDDEVPDEDENGEEDDS, encoded by the exons ATGGTGGCGGACAAGGGGAAGAAGTCGAAGGTTGTGGAGGAGGATTCCGAAAACGTTGATGGAGAGCTCGTTCTCTCCATCGAGAAGCTCCAGGAGATCCAGGACCAACTCGATAGg GTCAATGAGGAAACTAGTGAAAAGGTTTTGGAGGTGGAGCAGAAATATAATGAGCTGCGTAGACCTGTCTATAGTAAACGTGATGAGATCATCCGAGCCATTCCAGACTTCTGGTTAACTGCA TTCTTGAGTCATCCTGCCCTTGGTGGGCTTTTAACCGAGGAAGATCAAAAG GTTTTCAGATACTTGGTGTCCATAGATGTCGAAGACTCTAAAGATGTAAAATCGGGCTACTCAATCATATTT AACTTCTCCCCCAATCCGTTCTTTGAAGACACAAAGCTTACAAAGACATACTCCTTCCTTGATGAGGGAACTACTAACATAACTGGTACAGAGATTAAGTGGAAGGATGGTGTG GATATTGCCAATAGTGCTGGTCTTGAGAAGAAGGGTTCAAAACGGCCATTAGCAGAGGAAAG TTTCTTTAGCTGGTTCGGGGAAACTCAACAGAAAAATGATTCTGATGGAATGACTGATGAG GTGGCGGAGATTATCAAGGAAGATTTGTGGCCTAACCCGTTGAAGTATTTTAACAAT GAGGCAGATGAGGAAGATTTCGAGGGAGAGGGAGATGCAGATGCAGATGATGATGAG AAGGACACAGATTGTGACGATGATGAAGTTccagatgaagatgaaaatggCGAAGAGGACGATTCCTGA
- the LOC120262423 gene encoding ran guanine nucleotide release factor, with translation MPGDDCVERLLFGGAISSYFPLRFQDVSAIREVPDHQEVFADPTRDESLIFELLDLKHEVEDNNSAIWFLQDIAREQDAEESMVLEHSGTLEATGLQNRGSPVIVSTAIAQMAISKSRQGREAQNIVRVYLANLRLKEVGTDVLITANEPIIINPLSESAVAVTAGVAVPAAQAGCMPAAEVFKLAVTSFKVHDWNLFGGAAS, from the exons ATGCCGGGGGATGATTGTGTTGAGCGCCTCTTGTTTGGGGGTGCTATATCAAGTTACTTCCCTCTTAGGTTTCAG GATGTGAGTGCTATACGTGAAGTTCCTGATCATCAG GAAGTTTTTGCAGATCCTACTCGTGATGAGAGCCTCATTTTTGAGCTATTAGATTTAAAACATGAGGTTGAAGACAATAACAGTGCTATTTGGTTTTTGCAAGACATTGCTAGAGAACAAGATGCTGAAGAAAGCATG GTTCTTGAGCATTCAGGTACTCTTGAGGCAACTGGTTTGCAGAATAGAGGTTCACCTGTGATAGTTAGCACTGCAATTGCACAAATG GCTATTTCCAAGTCAAGACAGGGAAGGGAGGCACAAAATATTGTGCGG GTATATCTTGCAAATTTGCGCCTTAAGGAAGTTGGAACTGATGTGCTGATCACTGCAAACGAACCAATCATAATAAA TCCACTGAGTGAAAGCGCAGTGGCAGTAACAGCCGGTGTAGCTGTTCCTGCTGCACAAGCCGGATGCATGCCTGCAGCAGAGGTCTTCAAACTCGCTGTCACAAGCTTTAAAGTCCATGACTGGAATCTCTTTGGCGGTGCTGCTTCATAG